From the genome of Uranotaenia lowii strain MFRU-FL chromosome 1, ASM2978415v1, whole genome shotgun sequence, one region includes:
- the LOC129738796 gene encoding serine/threonine-protein kinase DDB_G0283821 produces MVERIVEENAEATPEPRNAAAEVTARYSSEEISGNESSEVRLMTDAERQADFNRHKEEMKRKRRRKKRASSSIQSSCFQELYKLTGEVLGEGAYASVQTCINIYTELEYAVKIIDKIPGHARARVFREVETFHHCQGHPNILQLLEFFEDEEKFYLVFEKINGGPLLTRIQENVCFSEYDAAQIIKEIASGLDFLHKKGIAHRDLKPENILCVYPDKLCPIKICDFDLGSGIKFTTNISSPMATPQLLTPVGSAEFMAPEVVDLFVGESNYYDKRCDLWSLGVIAYILLCGYPPFSGNCEEDCGWNRGENCRTCQELLFESIQEGRFSFPENDWIDVSEEAKDLICGLLVKEAPKRLSATAVLDHPWIKITDEIDCIDGVNSEAIKEKQRRRVLKTPGIIRRNQSARELSHFAESAMAVKRVILQHFSMRYDYMNKERPNIYQPSIQQKPEVIVAPSKIEMCENKRSNFSPVAGSQEEQTVELQKTVDIEVRSEPQICPPLSVSKSSSVIQIKQSADVQQKYNADEGGSLTPSPSTSPSSVSSSSSSTTDNHHHHRQRCNVDTTRYINIQKSTSTSTLTPEASPDTMQFSPIASVSSVSEGHSSSVPPCVKETLKDGGVDNKENTSITDTVQSHQQQQKLLEIIREKSAPPSISSSSVTIPPEQNWRYRGAQDADTHKFKHPSSILGPSYNNSARSRYNHPQQQQQQYRNFGSYNNYHNNHHYFNNQNVGGYNRNGSSNSGGGNGKPSYYRRPKSNNETSTTLTSGTIEIRNHHPQQLSWRSRRNNNINYNADEDGDEPLPYDGLANGSYKRRYSNGFNSNNNARLQSAISDASGNRIHGTSSINNNNYNNPNNHQYNRGAVMGGSGSENGGAGLVYNNRNNASAGNNNSYYRHQQNYRQNQYQSRYNHEKTEAYDYRSHGVTNSDKQRDGGETGNVIIATEEEDGGKPTQHRNTLNCDPITNNTTNKYKHYHTNSNTIVTALKRETLNGYQSIMGPIGQLRISELFDEYGYNGGVNMVGLSPPNESIMMQRRLSLKSRSICNNKSTNLSEMENSNEKQPNEPQQRFQRQMPNTVITTESG; encoded by the exons AACCGCGGAACGCAGCCGCCGAAGTGACCGCCCGGTACAGCAGCGAAGAAATATCAGGCAATGAATCGAGTGAGGTGCGGCTGATGACCGATGCAGAGCGCCAGGCCGACTTCAATCGGCACAAGGAGGAGATGAAGCGCAAGCGACGCCGAAAGAAACGTGCCAGCTCATCGATTCAATCTTCGTGCTTTCAAG AACTATACAAACTAACCGGAGAGGTTCTTGGCGAAGGCGCCTATGCTTCCGTACAAACATGCATCAACATTTACACCGAGCTGGAGTATGCGGTAAAGATCATCGACAAAATTCCAGGGCACGCGCGGGCTCGGGTTTTCCGAGAGGTGGAAACCTTCCACCATTGTCAGGGGCACCCAAACATCTTGCAGCTATTGGAATTTTTCGAGGACGAAGAAAAGTTTTACCTAGTGTTTGAGAAGATCAACGGCGGTCCACTGCTGACGCGCATTCAAGAAAATGTGTGCTTTTCCGAGTACGATGCGGCTCAAATCATCAAGGAGATCGCATCCGGGCTCGATTTTCTGCACAAGAAGGGCATAGCGCACCGTGACTTGAAGCCAGAAAATATCCTGTGCGTATATCCGGATAAACTTTGTCCGATTAAAATCTGTGATTTTGATCTAGGGTCCGGTATTAAGTTCACCACCAACATTTCATCGCCAATGGCTACGCCGCAACTGTTGACACCG GTCGGAAGTGCCGAGTTTATGGCCCCTGAAGTGGTGGATTTATTTGTAGGAGAGTCAAACTACTACGACAAGAGATGTGACCTCTGGTCCCTGGGTGTCATTGCATACATCTTGCTGTGTGGATATCCGCCATTCTCTGGAAACTGCGAAGAGGACTGCGGCTGGAATCGAGGTGAAAACTGTCGAACCTGTCAAGAACTGCTGTTTGAGTCGATCCAAGAGGGTCGATTCAGCTTCCCAGAGAATGATTGGATCGATGTGAGTGAAGAGGCTAAAGACTTGATTTGTGGACTTTTGGTAAAGGAAGCCCCGAAGCGCCTCAGCGCCACTGCGGTGCTAGACCATCCGTGGATCAAAATAACCGACGAAATTGATTGCATCGACGGTGTCAATTCCGAGGCAATCAAGGAAAAACAACGTCGACGAGTTTTAAAAACTCCTGGTATAATCCGAAG aaatcaaTCCGCACGGGAACTGTCGCACTTTGCCGAATCTGCAATGGCAGTAAAGCGTGTCATTTTACAGCATTTTTCAATGCGCTACGACTACATGAACAAGGAACGCCCTAATATTTATCAGCCGTCTATTCAACAGAAACCAGAAGTTATCGTAGCGCCTTCTAAAATAGAAATGTGCGAAAATAAGCGTTCCAATTTTTCTCCTGTGGCTGGATCTCAGGAGGAACAAACTGTCGAACTGCAGAAAACTGTAGATATAGAAGTTCGGTCGGAACCGCAAATTTGTCCACCGTTGTCCGTAAGCAAATCTTCCAGCGTCATCCAGATTAAACAATCGGCCGACGTGCAGCAGAAATATAATGCAGATGAAGGTGGCTCTTTAACACCTTCACCTTCAACTTCACCATCATcggtatcatcatcatcatcttctaCTACcgataatcatcatcatcatcgccagCGTTGCAATGTCGACACCACTCGGTACATCAACATACAAAAATCTACTTCGACATCTACGCTGACCCCGGAAGCATCACCGGATACGATGCAATTTTCTCCGATAGCCAGTGTCAGTTCCGTTAGTGAGGGACATTCTTCCTCTGTCCCTCCCTGTGTTAAAGAAACACTTAAGGACGGCGGCGTTGACAACAAGGAGAATACTTCTATCACTGATACAGTACAATCACACCAACAGCAGCAGAAACTGCTGGAAATCATCAGGGAAAAGAGCGCTCCCCCGTCCATTTCTTCCAGTTCGGTAACTATTCCGCCTGAACAAAATTGGCGATACCGTGGTGCACAGGATGCCGATACGCACAAGTTTAAGCATCCTTCTTCAATACTTGGTCCCAGTTATAATAACTCAGCCAGGTCAAGATACAACCACcctcaacagcaacaacaacagtatCGAAATTTTGGCTCGTACAACAACTATCACAACAATCACCACTATTTCAACAACCAGAATGTCGGCGGCTACAATCGCAATGGCAGTAGCAATAGTGGTGGAGGCAATGGAAAACCGTCCTACTATCGCCGGCCAAAAAGCAATAACGAAACATCGACAACGTTGACATCCGGAACGATCGAAATACGAAACCACCATCCACAACAGCTTTCGTGGCGCAGCCGtcgcaacaacaacatcaattACAATGCCGACGAAGATGGCGACGAGCCGCTGCCGTACGATGGATTAGCGAACGGAAGCTACAAGCGACGTTACAGCAACGGCTTCAATAGTAACAACAATGCTCG attacaATCGGCAATATCGGATGCATCGGGTAACAGAATCCATGGCACATCATCAATTAACAATAACAACTACAACAATCCTAATAACCATCAGTACAATCGTGGAGCAGTCATGGGAGGATCTGGGTCAGAAAATGGTGGAGCTGGTCTCGTCTACAATAATCGAAACAATGCTTCTGCTGGAAACAACAACAGCTATTATCGTCACCAACAAAATTACAGGCAGAATCAATATCAAAGTCGTTACAACCATGAGAAAACTGAAGCTTATGATTATCGCTCCCATGGAGTAACTAACAGCGATAAACAGCGTGATGGTGGTGAAACGGGCAACGTGATAATAGCGACGGAAGAAGAGGATGGGGGCAAACCGACACAACATAGAAATACTTTGAACTGTGATCCAATAACAAATAATACTACTAATAAGTATAAGCATTATCATACAAACTCAAACACAATTGTTACCGCACTGAAGCGAGAAACGTTGAACGGATATCAATCGATCATGGGACCGATTGGACAACTGCGTATCAGTGAGCTGTTTGACGAGTATGGTTACAACGGTGGTGTAAACATGGTCGGCCTGTCGCCACCAAACGAGAGCATTATGATGCAGCGTCGCCTCTCGTTGAAATCTCGTAGCATTTGTAACAATAAAAGTACCAACCTGTCGGAGATGGAGAATTCCAACGAAAAACAACCGAACGAACCGCAGCAACGTTTTCAACGTCAAATGCCAAATACTGTAATCACAACTGAAAGTGGTTAA